A window of Tautonia plasticadhaerens contains these coding sequences:
- a CDS encoding TolC family protein — protein sequence MTMLWLVAIAFQAVPPVPPPLPDARPMEASTRIGPGPDAPPGSSMGLADLERIALEHNPTVAQAAERIGQSLGNADQAGRPPNPFFAWNSQSIGAGGTIGTQGGFLQQQVVTGGKLRISRRGYEVDVEAARWALAAQRQRVVNGVRLRFWQTLAAQGEVQLRRDLVSMAEEVVLLVREKVETGHASEADLLLAENDAEQHRIDLDQIRNRSLNTWREFAAFLGRPGMPPARLEGDLERDAIPFSWEPTLARLLVESPEVKVAELNVVRAGYRLRRQEVEPIPDLILRGGAAHDPDSHDTLGIVRVYVDLPLWDRNQGNIVTARHALVDVRRDLDRIRLSIEQRLARRYNQVQTSQSNVRRFRDRIIPNALRAFELYSGSFRDEDASYSRVQSSLGAYADATIKYLRQIEELRNAETAIVGMLLVEEGSVEGGTPRPPGGGIPNSPPGGGAPVGSLLPGGSG from the coding sequence ATGACGATGCTCTGGCTGGTCGCGATCGCCTTCCAGGCCGTGCCGCCGGTCCCGCCGCCGCTGCCCGACGCCCGGCCGATGGAGGCGAGCACCCGGATCGGCCCCGGCCCGGACGCCCCCCCGGGCTCGTCGATGGGGCTGGCCGACCTGGAACGGATCGCGCTCGAGCACAACCCGACGGTCGCCCAGGCGGCCGAACGGATCGGGCAGTCCCTCGGCAATGCCGACCAGGCGGGACGCCCGCCGAACCCCTTCTTCGCCTGGAACTCGCAGAGCATCGGGGCCGGGGGCACGATCGGCACGCAGGGCGGCTTCCTCCAGCAGCAGGTCGTCACCGGGGGGAAGCTCCGGATCAGTCGACGGGGGTACGAGGTCGACGTCGAGGCCGCCCGCTGGGCCCTGGCGGCGCAGCGGCAGCGGGTCGTCAACGGCGTCCGCTTGCGGTTCTGGCAGACCCTGGCCGCGCAGGGAGAGGTGCAGCTCCGCCGGGACCTGGTCTCGATGGCCGAGGAGGTCGTCCTCCTCGTCCGGGAGAAGGTCGAGACGGGCCACGCCTCGGAAGCCGACCTGCTGCTGGCCGAGAACGACGCCGAGCAGCACCGCATCGACCTGGACCAGATCCGTAACCGTTCGCTCAACACCTGGCGCGAGTTCGCCGCCTTCCTCGGCCGCCCGGGGATGCCCCCGGCCCGGCTCGAGGGCGACCTGGAGCGGGACGCGATCCCCTTCTCCTGGGAGCCGACCCTCGCCCGGCTGCTGGTCGAGAGCCCGGAGGTGAAGGTCGCCGAGCTGAACGTCGTGCGGGCCGGCTATCGCCTGAGACGCCAGGAGGTCGAGCCCATCCCCGACCTGATCCTCCGGGGGGGCGCCGCCCACGACCCGGACAGCCACGACACGCTCGGGATCGTCCGGGTCTACGTCGACCTGCCCCTGTGGGACCGCAACCAGGGGAACATCGTCACCGCCCGTCACGCCCTGGTCGACGTCCGCCGCGACCTGGACCGGATCCGCCTGTCGATCGAGCAGCGGCTCGCCCGGCGTTACAACCAGGTGCAGACGAGCCAGTCCAACGTCCGACGATTCCGGGACCGGATCATCCCCAATGCCCTGCGGGCCTTCGAGCTGTACTCGGGGAGCTTCCGGGACGAGGACGCCAGCTACTCCCGCGTCCAGTCGTCGCTCGGCGCCTATGCCGACGCGACCATCAAGTACCTCCGGCAAATCGAGGAGCTCCGCAACGCGGAGACGGCGATCGTCGGCATGCTGCTGGTCGAGGAGGGGAGCGTCGAGGGGGGCACGCCTCGGCCCCCCGGGGGGGGAATCCCGAATTCCCCCCCCGGGGGGGGGGCCCCGGTCGGGTCGCTGCTGCCGGGGGGCTCGGGCTGA
- a CDS encoding sulfatase-like hydrolase/transferase, which translates to MRISRGLLACFALPSLLAMGAIGLSGLRARGEAERPNVLVILVDDLGFGDLSCYGAPDLRTPNIDALVASGLRFEDAYANCPVCSPTRAALLSGRYPDEVGVPGVIRTDPRDNWGFLDPGAPLLPGLLKGAGYHSAIVGKWHLGLRSPNTPLERGFDEFRGFLGDMMDDYEDHRRHGRNYMRHGAEEVDPEGHATDLFSRWAVEYLDSRKGRPEPFFLYLAYNAPHTPIQPPEAWVDRVKAREPGIDEGRAKLVALIEHLDDGVGRILRALEENGQRGETLVVFASDNGGQRSVGARVGPYRGGKGDMYEGGLRVPMAASWPGKVEAGSSTGRVVLSMDLLPTICELAGVEVPGEVDGTSLVPTLLGRDREGDDERPLFWVRREGGPRYLGRESYAARHGPWKLVQDQPFEPFRLYNLDDDPMERRDVSAEHRPIAAALSRALMRHVQEAARVPWQRPAGGEDEEVEGR; encoded by the coding sequence ATGCGAATCTCCCGGGGCCTGCTCGCCTGTTTCGCCCTGCCGAGCCTGCTCGCGATGGGGGCGATCGGCCTGTCCGGGCTCCGGGCCCGGGGCGAGGCCGAGCGGCCCAACGTGCTGGTCATCCTGGTCGACGACCTCGGCTTCGGGGACCTCTCCTGCTACGGCGCCCCGGACCTCCGGACGCCGAACATCGACGCCCTGGTCGCCTCCGGCCTCCGCTTCGAGGACGCCTACGCCAATTGCCCGGTCTGCTCGCCGACGAGGGCCGCCCTGCTCTCGGGCCGGTATCCGGACGAGGTCGGCGTGCCGGGCGTCATCCGGACCGACCCCCGGGACAACTGGGGGTTCCTCGACCCCGGGGCCCCCCTGCTCCCCGGGCTGCTGAAGGGGGCCGGGTACCACTCGGCGATCGTCGGCAAGTGGCACCTCGGCCTCCGGTCGCCCAACACGCCGCTCGAGCGCGGGTTCGACGAGTTCCGCGGCTTCCTCGGCGACATGATGGACGACTACGAGGACCATCGCCGCCACGGCCGGAACTACATGAGGCACGGGGCCGAGGAGGTCGACCCCGAGGGGCACGCCACCGACCTCTTCAGCCGGTGGGCGGTCGAGTACCTCGACTCCCGCAAGGGCCGGCCCGAGCCCTTCTTCCTCTACCTCGCCTACAACGCCCCGCACACGCCGATCCAGCCCCCCGAGGCGTGGGTCGATCGCGTCAAGGCCCGGGAGCCGGGGATCGACGAGGGCCGGGCGAAGCTCGTCGCCCTGATCGAGCACCTGGACGACGGCGTCGGCCGGATCCTCCGCGCCCTGGAGGAGAACGGCCAGCGGGGGGAGACCCTGGTGGTCTTCGCCAGCGACAACGGCGGCCAGCGCTCGGTCGGCGCCCGGGTCGGCCCCTATCGGGGGGGCAAGGGGGACATGTACGAGGGGGGCCTCCGCGTGCCGATGGCCGCGAGCTGGCCGGGGAAGGTCGAGGCCGGGTCGAGCACCGGGCGGGTCGTCCTGTCGATGGATCTGCTGCCGACGATCTGCGAGCTGGCCGGGGTCGAGGTCCCCGGGGAGGTCGACGGGACGTCCCTGGTGCCGACGCTGCTCGGCCGGGATCGGGAAGGGGACGACGAGCGTCCCCTGTTCTGGGTCCGTCGGGAAGGGGGCCCGCGTTACCTGGGCCGGGAATCCTACGCGGCGAGGCACGGGCCCTGGAAGCTCGTCCAGGACCAGCCGTTCGAGCCGTTCCGGCTCTACAACCTCGACGACGACCCGATGGAGCGGCGGGACGTCTCCGCCGAGCACCGGCCGATCGCCGCGGCCCTCTCCCGGGCGCTGATGCGGCACGTCCAGGAGGCGGCGCGGGTCCCCTGGCAGCGGCCGGCCGGGGGCGAAGACGAGGAGGTCGAGGGCCGATGA
- a CDS encoding 3'(2'),5'-bisphosphate nucleotidase encodes MSHPFDREREVASRAVREAARICRAVRGKHGPDPVAKGDKSPVTVADFGSQALICATLAAAFPGDPIMAEEDAAELRKPEHAGVRDRVAAEVAAIRAGTDAETALGWIDLGDLDRFEPRFWTLDPIDGTKGFLRGEQYAIALALIVEGRVEVAALACPNLEVSRLASGPVGAVFLAVRGRGATVCPLDGDDVERPITVSDRDDPTRARLCESVESGHSAHNESAAVAARLGVTEPPVRLDSQAKYATVASGLADVYLRLPTRADYRERIWDHAAGALIVAEAGGTVTDVDGKPLDFTLGSTLASNRGVVATNGRLHPRVIEALRG; translated from the coding sequence GTGAGCCATCCCTTCGATCGAGAGCGGGAGGTCGCCTCCCGGGCCGTCCGGGAGGCCGCCCGGATCTGCCGGGCCGTGCGGGGCAAGCACGGCCCCGACCCGGTGGCCAAGGGCGACAAGAGCCCCGTCACCGTGGCCGACTTCGGCAGCCAGGCGCTGATCTGCGCCACCCTCGCCGCCGCCTTCCCCGGCGACCCGATCATGGCCGAGGAGGACGCGGCCGAACTCCGCAAGCCCGAGCACGCCGGGGTCCGAGACCGGGTGGCCGCCGAGGTCGCGGCGATCCGGGCCGGGACCGACGCCGAGACCGCCCTCGGCTGGATCGACCTGGGGGACCTCGACCGCTTCGAGCCCCGGTTCTGGACGCTCGACCCGATCGACGGCACCAAGGGGTTCCTCCGGGGGGAACAGTACGCCATCGCCCTGGCCCTGATCGTCGAGGGGCGGGTGGAAGTGGCCGCGCTGGCCTGCCCGAACCTGGAGGTCTCCCGGTTGGCCTCCGGGCCGGTCGGCGCCGTCTTCCTGGCCGTCCGGGGCCGGGGGGCGACGGTCTGCCCGCTGGACGGCGACGACGTCGAGCGGCCGATCACCGTCTCGGACCGGGACGACCCGACCCGGGCGAGGCTCTGCGAGTCGGTCGAGTCGGGCCATAGCGCCCACAACGAGTCGGCCGCCGTGGCCGCCCGGCTGGGGGTGACCGAGCCCCCCGTACGGCTCGACAGCCAGGCCAAGTACGCCACGGTCGCCTCCGGGCTGGCCGACGTCTACCTCCGCCTGCCGACCCGGGCCGATTACCGGGAGCGGATCTGGGACCACGCCGCCGGGGCGCTGATCGTGGCCGAGGCGGGCGGCACCGTCACCGACGTCGACGGCAAGCCGCTGGACTTCACCCTCGGCTCCACCCTGGCCTCCAACCGGGGCGTCGTCGCCACCAACGGCCGGCTCCACCCGCGGGTGATCGAGGCCCTCCGGGGCTGA